In the Gopherus flavomarginatus isolate rGopFla2 chromosome 6, rGopFla2.mat.asm, whole genome shotgun sequence genome, one interval contains:
- the LOC127053359 gene encoding small integral membrane protein 4 produces the protein MGDPLVIPEMLGRGKIRYFLRLVPGKQYFGMYRFLPFFFLLGGAMEWFMINVRLGEETFYDVYRRKRSERQYEQRMEER, from the exons ATGGGAGACCCTCTAGTCATCCCTGAAatgctggggaggggaaaaataaGATACTTCTTGCGGCTGGTGCCTGGAAAGCAGTACTTTGGCATGTACAGattccttcctttcttctttctccttgGGGGAGCCATGGAGTGGTTTATGATCAATGTCCGGCTTGGTGAAGAGACATTTT ATGATGTTTACCGTAGGAAACGCTCAGAGAGACAGTatgagcagaggatggaagaaagATGA